The genomic segment TTGATTGACTTGAAAACAAATGGCAAGGGGATAATTTTCCGCCATGAAAATTTAAATACGGCATTGTGGATCTCAATATATCTACTTAAAAGTTCGTTTACTTCTACAGCAATTAATCTTAACTCATTCTTTAAGTCTGACATTTTATTTCCTTTAATTAATGATAACCATTTTGCGACTTGTTTACCAAAACCAGGTTTTGATATACCTCAAATTTTAGCATGATATCCGAGTAAATTGCATATACCTAACGAGCATAAAGCTTGTCAGCTATTCCTCAAAAAGCAAAATCAGCAATTCATATCAAAAATCTTCTTAAGCCCTTGAAGGGTTAGCGTTAAATTTATCTCATCTACAACTTCACACTTGCTAGCAAACAAGCCGGCTAGCCCCCCGGTGGCTACAACGGTGGGATTGTCTCCTAGCTCTTTCTTAATCGAGTTAACAATCTTATTAACCTGACCCACAACGCCGAACATTATCCCAGATTGTAGACTTTCTGTTGTATTTTTTCCGATAGCTTTTGAGGGTACTTTCAAATCAACTCGTGAAAGTTTTGCCGCCATTTCAAAAAGAGCCTCGGCAGATGTTTCGATACCGGGGGCAATAGCTCCCCCAAGATATTCACCTTTACTCGAGATAGCATCAAAGGTAGTAGCTGTTCCAAAATCAACGACGATAACAGGTCCACCGTAAATATCATAAGCGGCTACAGCGTTTGCAATTCTATCGGCGCCGACCTCATGAGGATTATCATAAAGAATAGGAATCCCGGTTTTTGTCCCGGGACCAACCACTATTGCTTCCAATTTGAAGATACTTTTAGCCATCTCAACTAAAGAAGCAGTACAATGAGGAACCACCGAGGAGATTATAATCGCATCGATATCTTTTAATTTTAAACCCTGCAAATTTAATAGATTGGTCAAGGTTACAGCCAGTTCATCGGCCGTTTCTTCTTTATTTGTAGAAATTCGCCAACTGCAACAAAGTTCATCTTTATTAAATACACCAAAACTCGTCTGAGTATTTCCAACATCAATAGCAAGAAGCATCTTAACCCTCCATTGATATATTTATTGTAGACATAAATAAATTATAACAGATAACCAATCAATTAATTGAGTATAAAGTATGGAATATGAGGTATAAGAAAAACCAGCAAGTTGGCCAAAGCACAGCTCCCGTACCGGGTAAACTCTCGACTAAATAAAGTAAAAAGTAAGGTCAGAAATTAGGTAGATTCAATAAACCTGCCTCTTTTTAACCAACAATGGGTTTTACTTTTTTTGTTAGGAAGGTTGCCAAGAAAGCTTTAACGATGTCCGGCCCAATGAAGGGAATGACCCCACCAAGGATTGCTCTTGTAAAATCAAGTTTTGCAACTAACATAAGTTGGAATGCTCCAACTAAATATATAATCAAAACGCCAACCATTAAAGTTAAAAATATCCTAAAGTAGCTCAAATTATTTTTATTCTCAACCAGTTTCCCCACCACGTATGCTGCTAAAATAAACCCGAATATATAGCCCCCCGTTGGTCCAACTAAAACTCCCATGCCGGAACCTCCCGCAAAAACAGGTAGCCCCAGGCAACCAAGAAAGATATAAATTAATTGGCTTAAAGCTCCAAGATTGGCCCCCAATAAAGCTCCCGAAAGCAGCACAAAGAGCACTTGAAGCGTGATAGGAATAGGACTGAATGGAATTGGAATTCTAATCACTGCCCCAACCGCCGTCAATGCTGAAAATAAAGCAACTAAAATCATACTCTTTGCATCAATTTTCATAAAATAGTCCCCTTGTTAACCAAATTTTGTAATAGGTTAACAATTATAACAAAATAAAAACCATGAAGTAAAATTATTTTTTAATAACTACATCCCCGGAGTAAATTGTACGTATTTCGCCAGAGAATAACTTCAATAATAAGCTCCCCTGCTCATTAATATCGAGCGCTTCACCCTCTATCTCTTCAGTC from the Candidatus Oleimmundimicrobium sp. genome contains:
- a CDS encoding biotin transporter BioY: MKIDAKSMILVALFSALTAVGAVIRIPIPFSPIPITLQVLFVLLSGALLGANLGALSQLIYIFLGCLGLPVFAGGSGMGVLVGPTGGYIFGFILAAYVVGKLVENKNNLSYFRIFLTLMVGVLIIYLVGAFQLMLVAKLDFTRAILGGVIPFIGPDIVKAFLATFLTKKVKPIVG
- a CDS encoding type III pantothenate kinase; translated protein: MLLAIDVGNTQTSFGVFNKDELCCSWRISTNKEETADELAVTLTNLLNLQGLKLKDIDAIIISSVVPHCTASLVEMAKSIFKLEAIVVGPGTKTGIPILYDNPHEVGADRIANAVAAYDIYGGPVIVVDFGTATTFDAISSKGEYLGGAIAPGIETSAEALFEMAAKLSRVDLKVPSKAIGKNTTESLQSGIMFGVVGQVNKIVNSIKKELGDNPTVVATGGLAGLFASKCEVVDEINLTLTLQGLKKIFDMNC